The Acidithiobacillus ferrooxidans ATCC 23270 genomic interval AACTTGTCGGTGGGATTCCGGCACGTAGCTGGCAACATCGTTCGGCCAGCGGGACTTCGGTCCATCGGGTCCATGGAATAGTTTTCTATGGATTGAGCAACGGCAAGCGCACCAAAAAGGGGATTTCGCAAGTGGTGGCGCAACTGGACAAGAAAAAATCCTGGCTAGGCACATCCTTGCTCAAAAACCTGGTTGGGCGCGGATATTTGCGACCGGACGGAACCGGATATAGGATCACGGCAAAAGGCTTGGCGCTCAGAAATCAGCAAAGCTCGGTGGCCGGCAAGCCTTTCCCGTAATGGGCTTTTGTTCTATAGTATATTAAATCCATATATTTTGAGGTCGAGCGATGCGCCCCATCCTGTTTGAAAACGCCTGGGTCAGTCTGATGATCTTCTGGAGATACGTCTGGCGCCTGTGGTTTTTTATGGCGCTGACCGGCACGGGTTTGTCTTTCAGCTTTTATGCGGCCACGCATGGAAGAGGTCTGAGCCAGGCTGGGGATCTCCATATGCTGTATTGGGAAGCCCTGATGCTGATGCTGGCGATTTCGGTGTACTCCATCCTGATCTGGCACTCGCAGTCCCTGTACAAGCCGCTTCACGCGAAGCGCGCCACTATTACGATGTGGCTGGAGCGAAAAGGGCAGGTGGTGCCATCACGGTGGCGGCGGATGTGGATCTGCTGGTGGGCGTTCAACTGGCGCTATGCCCTGATCAGCCTCCCATTGTTCTGGATCGTCGCTGCATTATCGAAAGGCCAGTCCTTGGGGTTGCCCATGGATGCCGCAATCAGCCTTTGGTCGGGGTGGCTGGCGATGTGGTGGTGGCTTTTCCATCCTTTGGGCAAATCCCATTTCATGCTGCAGCGGTCCAGCGAGGAGCGCGCGTGATCACCAGGCTGATCGCGGCGCTGATCGAAATGATCAGGAAGGGCCTCGTCACTGCGGTGCTTTCGTCACTGCTGGTCTGGGTGCTGTTTTTCACCCTGTCCCTCTATCGCTACCACTTTTTAGGGCATGCGCCGGACCATATTCTTTGGTTGGCTCCAAAGCATATGTCTTGGGATCTGGCGCTGAAAAAGGGAGCGTACATCGCCTCGGTGAGCGCCATCATCATGTTTGGTCTGGCTGTCTGTCTGGTTCTGGTGATGAACCTGCTGGGCTGGTTGATTGTGGGCATCGCGCTTTTGGCCAGAAAAAGCGGCCACACACATTCTAGGGGGTAACCATGTTCTGGCTCTTGTTATCGTTAGGTATTCCGGTTGTGGTTGTGCTGATGCTGTTCTTCTCCGCGATGGACGATTTCTGGCAGATCATCACGCTACGCATCGACGTGAGTCGTCTGTTCGGCGATCTGTTCCATGTGCTGTTCATCATTGGTATTGGTCTGGTGGCCGAGCTACTCAGTCTGTTCATGCTGGTAAAGGATATCCTTTGATTTTTCCATTGAGCATCGCGGGAGCCATTCTGATTCTGATCGGCGGGCGCGCATGGCGGATTCATGCACGGGGGAAGGCGGGCGAGCTGCGGGTGCGCATGATGTTGTTTGCGCTCCGTGCGCCGGCCTTGAACGACATCATCCTCAACGGTCAGCGCGGGCTTACCCAGATCGACCATGTGGTGCTCACCCGGTCCGGTTTGCTGGTGCTGGAGACCAAGAACTTCAGCGGCCAGCTTTACGATCAGGGCCGCCGCAAGCCATGGCTGCAATATCTGGGGGGCACCCAGCGCCCGTTGCACAACCCCCAGGACCAGAATTATGGGCACCGAAAGGCCGTCATCGAGAACAGCGGCATTCGCCCTCAAGAGGTCTTCGACGCAGTAGTGCTGGCTGGCGACGCGCAGTTTCCCAGAGGGGCCCCGGAAGGCGTGATTCACCTGAAGAGCCTCCCTGCCTTGTTGCGAAACCTGGGCGGCACCAGAGAGATTCCAGACGCCTACCGGGAGGCCTGGGCACGCCTGAAGACCCGGATACAGGGCAGCCAGGAAGCTCGTGTGGCACAGATGCGCAAGGTGACCGGCGGTGGCCTGAATTACTGGATACAAGCCCACGGTCCATGGCTGGCGGCGTTGGGCTTCGGCTGTTTCGTGGCGGGGATTTTCCCTTGGTGATGGCTTTTTAATGTGAAAGAAATCCGTGGAATGGGCACGGCAATCCCTGGCCATCGGGTGGCCATATTGGGATCGAAGTGACGCTCTACGCTGGCTGATGCTGCGGCAGGAAGCCGAATTTGATCAGTTTCTTGATCCAGCGAGAAGCATTGCGCTGCACACTCAGTGCCTCATAGTCCGTATCGGCATCCCGGTAGTACTTGCCGTGTGAGAGCATGAAGTAGATGATGCGCAGCATTTTGTGGGCCAGGGCGATGATGGAGCGCTTGTGCCCCCTACGGACGACCAGACTCTGGAACTTGGAGCGCAGGGCGCAGTGGGTACGACTGGCGGCGTGGGCGCATTCGCAGAGGATCCGACGGACATACGGGTTGCCCTTGCGGGTTCGCCCACTTTTCCGTTTTCCGGCAGACTCATTGTTCCCGGGACAAAGGCCGGTCCAGGAGGCCAGTCGATCGGCGCTCCCAAAGACGCTCATGTCGTCTCCGATTTCGACCAGCAGCAAGGCAGCACCCACGGTATCGATGCCCGGCAAGGTCTGCAGGAGTTCGAGAGCATTCTTTTGCGGCTTCAAGCCCTCCAGCAGTTGGACATCGAAGCGCGCGATTTGGGCCTCCAGAGACTCGATATGGCGGAGCGTCTCGTCCAGGACAAAGCGGTGACTGGCACTCAACTCGCCTTGCAGGGCATCCAGGATCTCCTCCTGGCTGGCTTTGAGCCGTCGGCTGGCCAGTCGGAGTACGGCCTCCGGGGGACTCCCCTGAATCAGGGCCTGGATCATGGCCCGGGCCGATTGCCCATGGATATCGCTGACCACCACCCCCAGTCGAATTCCGCCATCGGTCAGCACCTTGTGCAAGCGGTTTTTCTCCGACGAGAGCATGCCCACCAGATTTTGCCGCTGTCGGGCGATCAGCCGCAGCTCCCGCAGTTGTGCCGGGGGAACGAAGGAACCCCGCAGCAGTCCGGCTCGAGCCAGGGTGGCGAGCCACTCTGCATCCCCAACATCGGTCTTGCGACCGGGGACCTGTTTGACGTGCCTGGCGTTCACGACCTGTGCCTGGATCCCCACCTTTTCCAGGGCCGCATAGGGACTCTTCCAGTAGATCCCGGTGCTCTCCATGACCACCGTATCGGGCCGATGGGAGGCACACCACAGGGCCAATGCCTTCCGGTCCTTCTGAAAAGCACCAAATTGCCGGCGCTCAATCGTAACGTTTCCGTCAGGGTCCGTGAGAATGGCACAGGCGGTGACCTGGGCCTGATGAACATCCAGTCCGATAACCCGGTGAAAGAGGGATTGCAGTTCCATAACGACGTCTCTCCAATTACTATCAAAGGGAGAGATGGCGAATGCCAGCGCCGAAATCACCAGCCTGTGGCAAGCCTCAGGCGGCCCTTTTAATGTGCGCTCTCAAGGGAGGCAATCCGGGGTACGAGTCGGCCTGGCGGGTCACGTTAGAGTCGGGATGGAATCACCAAAAACTTGCTCGACCTCAATCCGCCATCTCCTCACCCCCCATTCTCTTTCATCCTCTGGGGTGGCGCGAGTCGCAATGTCCGTTAGAGAGAGGTGATGGTGGCATGGGATTTGGTGGATGCAACACGGAAAAAACCAGCCAACTCGCGGTCGAGATCGCGCGGCTGATGCGTGAGGGTGCCGCTGGCAAGGAAAAGGCGAGGGCGCTGTTGCAGGCGGCCATGTCGGCTCCGGCCCCGGGTACGCTGAATGGCGGAAACTTGGCGCATCGCGGTGCGAAAAGAGCCGGCTGATGGCGAACATTCAGCATGTTGCTACTCGTATTTTTCGGCATGTCGATGCCGGGCACCTGCCTGCTGGTTATGCGCTCGCCATGGGTGCGCTGGTCGATGCTTATGATGATGACCCGGATTTTCACGAATGGGCGGATGCGGTCCCGGGGAGCGCTGTCGAGAAATTGATGGCCTGCATGGTGCGCAACGGCGCATGGAGTAACCAGGAATGGCTGCGGGAATATGTGCGGGTTTGCACCCTGCAAGGGGTTTGCACCCTGCAAGGGGTTTGCACCCTGCAAGGGGAAGCATTAAAGGAGAGTGCGGCATGAGCATCCCTTATATGATTGGGTGGCGTACAATGGCCAAAACTCCAGAATCTGACCAGCATGGCCGCCGCCTGCATGGCCGCGACACATCAAGTCTGCGCGCAGAAGATAGCGGTAGGACGGCGTTGCGGACCGTTGGCTGGAGCATCGCCACATTCGGTGCCGGTGCGATTCTGGGATGGGCGGCTACACGGAAAGCATCGGCACTGGAACCGGAAGATGATGCATCTTGAGCCTGCCACGGTGACTCGTCCGGTTGCACAAGCGGTGGCGCGATATCAAGCGGTTGTGGCCCAGATTCGTGCCGGCGATGCCGCGATAGCGGCGCGCATCCATGCCGACAAACAGGTGGCTGGCACCGAACCGGCAAAGCCATCCGCAGGAAAAGCTCATGCGCCTTCATCACCAGGTCCATTTGCGAACACCACGAAAGAGGTTAATACTTCCAGTATCAGGCCATAAGGAGGTCCATTATGCGTTCCTTGAAAGCACTTGCACTGATGTTCGCGGTCAATCTGTTGTTCGTCGTGACCTTGTCCGCTGCGCTGGCGATTTTCCATGTGCGAATGCACCTGGTCGGCTTCGCGTTGCTCTTTGGGTTTGGCGGAGCGTTTTTGTCCCTGTTTCTGTCGAAGTGGCTGGTCAAGCGCATGTTCCACATGGTCCAGGTTCACCAGGGCGATACTGGTGTGAATGGCCAGGTTTGGCAGCTTGCCGCCGAGACGGCGCAAAAAGCCCAGTTGCCCATGCCTGAGATCTGGATTTACGCCGATGATCGGCCCAATGCTTTCGCTACGGGCGCCACCCGGCACAGCGCCATGATCGCGGTCAGTACGGGACTGCTCAATCTCCTGGATGCTGGCACGCTGCGGTCGGTATTGGGCCATGAGATGGGCCATATTGCCAACGGCGACATGCTCAGCACCACCTTGCTCATGGGTCTCATGAACAGCTACGTGATCTGGATGGGCAATCTTGCCGGCCGGTACCTGGGCAACAACGTCCTGACACAGCTCGTGATCACCATTGCTTTCGAGATTGGCCTGTCGTTCCTGGCGCTCATTCCGATCACCGCATACTCGCGGCATCGGGAATATGGCGCGGATGCGTTCTCTGCCCGGCTGTGGGGCAAGGAGTCGATGATCAATGCCTTGCGGCGCCTGGAAAGCGCGCCGGTAGAGGTGAACCCGCGCAAGGATGCGCTGGCCACGGCCTACATCCACGGCCCCATGGGGGGCTTGTTTGCAACGCATCCCAACATGGAAAAGCGGATCGCCGCAATCCGGGCGCTGTGATCAGCAATCCGATCCGGAAACCGCCGCCTTCGGGCGGCTTTTCTGTCTCAAAGCTTGCGCCTTATAAAATAGTATATTAAAATAAATGGCAGATACGAAAGTGGAGATTCCATGTTTCTCACCAGCCAGCCAACCGTCATCCATCACGCTGTCAACGCCCAGGGCCGAGATTTCATCGTGGGCGACCTCCATGGTTGCCGGTCCATGCTGGACGCGCTGCTGGGTCATGCTGGATTCGACACCGCCAGGGACCGTCTGTTTTCCGTCGGCGACCTGGTGGATCGCGGGCCTGATTCCATGGCGTGCCTCGATCTGCTCCTGGAGCCGTGGTTTTACCCGGTTCTGGGAAACCACGACGCCATGCTGATGGCGTGGATACTGAAGGACGATCAGGATCTGCGGGCCGACGTGTACGGGGGCGGATTTGCGCTCAACGGCGGTTTGCAATGGGCTGGCAGCCTGGGATCGTGGGCCAACGAGTTCCTGCCGTTGCTGCAGGCCATGCCGCTGGTGCGGGTGATTGGCCAGGATGTCGGCGCCAACGACCGGTTTCATGTCGCGCATGCCGAGTTGCGTATGCCGGATGGCCGTGGATTTTCCAACGGCAACCTGGACGAGGAGGGCGCTCTGGCCTGGGATCTGGACCACTTCATCCCCGGCTTCGGGGACAACGGCGACTGGCGGGATCATGTTTTGTGGGGCCGGAGTTTGATTCACGACTTTCTGGGGCGCTCTCAGCGTGGTTCGGAGATGCCGGAAAAGCGAAATGGCGCGCTGTCTACCACCTATGTGGGGCACACCATCGTGCCGCCTACGTTTGGCCCTGGCCAGAACACGCCATTGCGTGTGCAAAGCCATGTGTTCCTGGATGGCGGGGCATTTAACGCGCCACAGAATGCGCGTTACGGGCTGGTCATCTGGTGCCACGGAGAAGATCGCGGCTGGCTGCTGAATAATCGGGGCGAGGTTGTTGATCTGGATGGAGACGCGAAATGACCGAATACACCATCAAGGAAGAAAACGGCTGCACGTTTGTCTTTGGAGCTTTGCCGATCAGCGCGCTTGACAGGCTGACTCGCGGCAACCCCAAAGGCACTGTCCTGGATCCAAATTTGGCTCGGATGGCCGGAGCGAATTTCGCCTGGGGAAAGCCTGCGGACATTCGGCGGGCGAAGGATCAGTACCGGGGGGGTCGCCATCGATCGCGTAAGAAACGAGCCAAGGTCGTCTGAACTGGACGAAGCATCCATTCAATGGCTGGCCATTGGCGAGCAGGGCCGGTCTTCCCTGGCCATCTTCTGGCGGATCAACGCGCATCTGCAGTTCCTGGACGCAAAGACTCCCTTGACATCCTCCTCGCCCTAAAGAACGAGGATTCCTTTGTTACGATATTTCCGTGCCTAAGGAGCGAGCAAAACAATGAACGTGCGCACAGTAAGATTGGCAATGTTAACAGGTGTCTACTTGATCGCCATAGTTTTGTTTTTGATTTTACGGCTAGTCGATCACTATTCAATTTTTACCTCCCTGTTTGTTACAGGGATTGTGCTTTTTGGTTTTACCTTCGCCTGGTTTCTTGCTGGTGGAATGGCTGTTAAATACGAAACCATGCGAGAGAAACAAACATTAGACAAGGAGGCACCAGAACATGAGTGACAAAACAATGGGCAGCGAACGATACGACATCGACCGAGAAAAGGTTGTGCGATTTGCGGTACATCAGTTGATGGAGTCGCAGGCGCAGGACTGGCAAGAAGTACAGACTGCATTGGCGGAGAATACCTGTTTTCGTGGCTGGATCTACCAGGAATCAGGTGGCGTAGAAGAAGAAGCCATTGTCATCATACAGGATGTAATTCGTGAGGCAGAATCTCGAATTGGTGCGGATCTTCCGTATTGATATGGCCACCAGATTAAGCGTGAAGCGCATACATCGAGGCCGGTACAAAATTGGCGATTATTGGATTCTTCAGCAATCAAGGCGCCGATGGGTGGTGGTCTATGAGTTTCCGAACAACTCTATTCCCGCCGATATGACTTACATAGATGTGATGCGCTCTTACCGGGAAGCTCGGGATGTGGCCTTTCATGAAGCAGAATCAGACGCAAAAAAAGAGATGCAAACCTAGCTGGCCACTGAATGGGCGCTCGAATATAAGCAGGAGGAAGTTAATCATGGCAAAACGTAAATTTCACATGAAGCAGGCGGAGATGGCGGGCAACTGGATTGGTCTCAAATTCCGGACTTATATTGACTCTGAGAAGCCTGCGGTGGCCTTATCCGACCCCATCATCACCAGTGTTTGTGGGGATGAGATAGAGTATGGAAAGTTGTTTGCTTATTGCTTCCGCCGTTTTGGTTACCCAAACCGAGGCTGGGATGATTACAAAGAGCTTGTTTCTTACCGCCTCACGACACCGCATCCGGACATGGTGTTGAGAATTACGCCGTATGTCGGGAACATATCGGTTATCAGTGTGCAATTCATGGTGGAGCGCGGGGCGTATATGGCTATTGAAGCCTATGCGGAGCGTGATCGCATGGCCTGGGAAGGTCGGTCTTTGGATTATGCTGAGAAACAGGGGCTTCCTAACTGGATGCCTGAGTGGGTCAACATCTTCAACACGGAATTTCGTGCGGCATTTCCTGACGTTTCTTATGCAGATAACTGGCGTCAGGCCGTCAATTTCTACTACCAATATGGCGAAAAGGGGTCCCGTCCTTACGAGCTGACTGATCGTCTTGTCCAGTTCCGCAAAAAACTACACGATGATTATGCTCAGATCGAGCGATGGCCAGCCTATTACATGCGCCCGGCCGACGTGAAGGATTGGAACGAAGACGATCCGCTCAAGCCGTTTGCGCAGGCGGCGATGGTGGCGCTGGAAGATCTGCGCACACCCGTCGGCGTGCGCGACCAGTCCATCAATGCGTTCGGTGAGGTCGAATCGGGACGTGCCGACGTGAATGTCTCACCCAGCGCGGGGTATCCCTCTGGCGCCCTGGGAAACAGCGCGCCCAAAGAATTTGCCGAACTGCACACGTTGATTTTGAAGCTGGGTAAAGGTAATGCCAAACGGGGCATCAAGAAAGCCATGTTGATCATTGGCGACGGAGCAGCGAAATGACTGAATTCACCGTCAAGGAAGAAAACGGATGCACGTTCGTGTTTGGAGCCATGTCCATCCAGATGTTGGTGCGCATCACGGGTAAGGACGCGAAAGGCAAGGTCATGGATACGGATCTGGCTCGCATGGCAGGCGCTAACTTTGCCTGGGGGAATCCAGAGGATTTGCAGAGGGCCAAACCTGAATATCGGCAACTTGCCATGGATCGGGTCAAAAGCAATCCCGTCGCTGGAAAGCTGCGCGATGCAGAAATTGAGTGGCTGGCCGTGGGGGAACAGGGGCGGTCCTCACAGGCGATCTTCTGGAAGGTTAGGGCGGACCTGATGTTCCCGGATGGGAAACGACCGGAAGACACTGCCTACCCATTGGATCCGTCGGATTTGGGCCGTTGCCGCAAACTGCTGGAGCAAGTGCCCAGCGTAAATGAAAAGTTTGTCCAGGTGATGGGAACCATGGCTGGGCCGGTATGGGCGGGCCTGGTGGAGAATTGGGAGTGTCTGTGCGCCACCATGGACCGTGAGGCGCCGACGTGGCGGGAAGGTGTTGGGATGGCTGAGGAAACCTATCGGCTTATGCAGGAGATTATCGCGGAGGCGGAAAAGTGACCATATGGGGTGCGCGATAAACTGCCTATTAGTTAGGGAAAATTCAACCATGACGGTATATGTAGACAACGAACAGATACAGTGGCGCGGAAAGCTGTGGTGCCACATGGTCGCCGATACGTTGCCCGAATTGCATGAGTTCGCTCAGAAACTTGGGCTTCGCCGTTCCTGGTTTCAAGATCACGGCCAATATTGGCATTACGATATAACGGTGAGCAAAAGGAACATGGCATTGGCCCTCGGCGCGGTTCCAGGAGATAAACGGACTATCGTCACTTGTGCCAAGAAGCTCAAGGAAGAAAACTAAACAAACACAAGAGAGGAACAGTCATGAGCCTTGAAAACACCGCTATCAACGATCGGCTGCATGCCGCTGGATACAAAACGGCCAGCAAATCAATAAATACACGCGAGCGACGATCCGTAGATCGTAACGGCATTCCTATGGATAGGAAACCGCTATTGCCGAATGATCGCTTCGTCATGGTTTCTGGCCGAGTTACAACGCCATATCAGAAACAAAAAGGGTTGCATTATGCAATACAATGGTTGATTGACAATGCTATAGCAGAAGCCATATCTAACAATGACGGCTTTAACATGCTTCAGTTTCAGCAAATTTCAGCAAAAAAGCCAACTACGGCCGATTTGGATTGTTTGACCATGTACCTCTTTGACGTGCAGCCATACGCCGGCATGGTCGGCGCTGGTAGAGCGTTGGGGTGCCTTGTGCGCAACATCGCGGAGGCGGAGAAGTGACCACCAATATCAGGCAATGCAACCGTATCATGTCCATCGGTGATGACCATGGCGACAACGAGGCCACCATGCGCTGTCAGTTGCCCATGGGCCACGATGGCCCGCACCAGGAGACCTATGAAAGCTGCAGCCATGGAAAAGTGACAGTCAGTTTTGAGAAAGGGTTCACGCCGGTTCGTATGGAG includes:
- a CDS encoding DUF4031 domain-containing protein, with protein sequence MTVYVDNEQIQWRGKLWCHMVADTLPELHEFAQKLGLRRSWFQDHGQYWHYDITVSKRNMALALGAVPGDKRTIVTCAKKLKEEN
- a CDS encoding metallophosphoesterase is translated as MFLTSQPTVIHHAVNAQGRDFIVGDLHGCRSMLDALLGHAGFDTARDRLFSVGDLVDRGPDSMACLDLLLEPWFYPVLGNHDAMLMAWILKDDQDLRADVYGGGFALNGGLQWAGSLGSWANEFLPLLQAMPLVRVIGQDVGANDRFHVAHAELRMPDGRGFSNGNLDEEGALAWDLDHFIPGFGDNGDWRDHVLWGRSLIHDFLGRSQRGSEMPEKRNGALSTTYVGHTIVPPTFGPGQNTPLRVQSHVFLDGGAFNAPQNARYGLVIWCHGEDRGWLLNNRGEVVDLDGDAK
- a CDS encoding IS110-like element ISAfe3 family transposase, with product MELQSLFHRVIGLDVHQAQVTACAILTDPDGNVTIERRQFGAFQKDRKALALWCASHRPDTVVMESTGIYWKSPYAALEKVGIQAQVVNARHVKQVPGRKTDVGDAEWLATLARAGLLRGSFVPPAQLRELRLIARQRQNLVGMLSSEKNRLHKVLTDGGIRLGVVVSDIHGQSARAMIQALIQGSPPEAVLRLASRRLKASQEEILDALQGELSASHRFVLDETLRHIESLEAQIARFDVQLLEGLKPQKNALELLQTLPGIDTVGAALLLVEIGDDMSVFGSADRLASWTGLCPGNNESAGKRKSGRTRKGNPYVRRILCECAHAASRTHCALRSKFQSLVVRRGHKRSIIALAHKMLRIIYFMLSHGKYYRDADTDYEALSVQRNASRWIKKLIKFGFLPQHQPA
- a CDS encoding zinc metalloprotease HtpX, which translates into the protein MRSLKALALMFAVNLLFVVTLSAALAIFHVRMHLVGFALLFGFGGAFLSLFLSKWLVKRMFHMVQVHQGDTGVNGQVWQLAAETAQKAQLPMPEIWIYADDRPNAFATGATRHSAMIAVSTGLLNLLDAGTLRSVLGHEMGHIANGDMLSTTLLMGLMNSYVIWMGNLAGRYLGNNVLTQLVITIAFEIGLSFLALIPITAYSRHREYGADAFSARLWGKESMINALRRLESAPVEVNPRKDALATAYIHGPMGGLFATHPNMEKRIAAIRAL
- a CDS encoding nuclease-related domain-containing protein translates to MIFPLSIAGAILILIGGRAWRIHARGKAGELRVRMMLFALRAPALNDIILNGQRGLTQIDHVVLTRSGLLVLETKNFSGQLYDQGRRKPWLQYLGGTQRPLHNPQDQNYGHRKAVIENSGIRPQEVFDAVVLAGDAQFPRGAPEGVIHLKSLPALLRNLGGTREIPDAYREAWARLKTRIQGSQEARVAQMRKVTGGGLNYWIQAHGPWLAALGFGCFVAGIFPW